A region of Arabidopsis thaliana chromosome 5, partial sequence DNA encodes the following proteins:
- a CDS encoding proteasome assembly chaperone-like protein (CONTAINS InterPro DOMAIN/s: Proteasome assembly chaperone 3 (InterPro:IPR018788); Has 120 Blast hits to 120 proteins in 47 species: Archae - 0; Bacteria - 0; Metazoa - 62; Fungi - 2; Plants - 49; Viruses - 0; Other Eukaryotes - 7 (source: NCBI BLink).), translated as MESLDTNFPVRHRKVSFESKGNKTEIVICSYEDHILIIATQIGAMGTILHARKEEGMSVEPTFSVSVIFGKRDEPMLTATARRLIEHISSIVPSKPLVLSLGLKDHSSETLKEIVATVIENRLW; from the exons ATGGAAAGCTTGGACACTAATTTTCCTGTGCGCCATAGAAAGGTCTCGTTTGAAAGTAAG GGAAACAAGACAGAGATTGTGATCTGCAGCTATGAAGATCATATCCTT ATCATAGCAACACAGATTGGTGCCATGGGAACTATATTGCACGCAAG GAAGGAAGAAGGGATGTCTGTTGAACCAACATTTAGTGTTTCAGTGATATTCGGAAAGCGAGACGAG CCAATGCTGACAGCAACTGCTCGAAGACTCATTGAACACATAAG TTCTATTGTTCCCTCGAAGCCTCTGGTTCTCTCACTTGGTCTCAAAGATCATTCTTCG GAGACGTTGAAGGAAATAGTAGCGACAGTGATTGAGAATCGCCTTTGGTAA